The sequence below is a genomic window from Stigmatopora nigra isolate UIUO_SnigA chromosome 4, RoL_Snig_1.1, whole genome shotgun sequence.
AGAACTTGGACAGGGACATGCAACTCATGTACACCAAAGCGCTGGAAGACGATGAAAAGCTTGTCTCTGAAATATTGGAACTCTCCCAGTCAAGGTTTGAtgaagcatgaaaaaaaaggttcattgaactttagttgttttgttgtttgcaATAAGTTTCTCATGTGTACTGTTAATAGGTTGGCTAAATCATTtgcattcaaaatgtatttcagtGCTCTTTTGTGAAACTTTAACCGAATGGTCTCCatactattccagaaagggccgcagtgggtgcctgttttcattccaacttgtaagaggaaacctttccaccaatctggtatgtcAAATGcataatcagtggattgcaatcaggtgcttcttttttttcagcagaaacctcattggttcaaTCATTTgtgttggattggttggaacaaaaacctcgAGGAACATTTTGGAGACATTTTGCttcaaaacaaaggtaaaatagTACTGTGCATAATTGCAAACGTATGTGACTGTATTGTTATGTCTGATTTTTATAAAGGAGTCACGTGTACAATTTTGCTATGTCTTTTTGGTAGAACTGGTGGAGCCAAAGGTAATAATATTTAACAGAGTAATCATAAAAAGTTGCTTCCCAACTATACACTTGAGCTAAAGGAGAGCCAATGTATAAAAGACAAGTTCCAAGTAGTTTTAGAGCTGATGTGCATGAGAATGTTGGCTGAATTTAAGCTGGGAGGGGGGTGCAGTAAATCGGGAGGTGGTCTGACCCGCAAACTTAACCTTGCATCAATACAGGAAGTGTGCAAAAGTGGGTGGCAAGGAGGGGCCATTGGGGGCATTGAAAAGTTTGCCAGAAATGTTTTGACAGATGTGATGAGGTGACGCTGAGGGGCTCCATGGGGACCCGCAAAGAAAAAGAGTGATGGATAACTTCCACGTGGAGTTTCTTTATACACTCTTATGTGTGTTGGCTGCGAGGGTCCACACAGGAAGACACAGTCTGGGTAAAGGCTCGCGTGTCTGTGTGTTTTAAAGAGTTATGTCGACCTTTACTTCTTTAAAAGACAGACAGGTGGTATCCAAGTCAGACCTGTGAGGGTGTGTGCATGCTAATTGATTCTCATGTACCCCTGCATTCCGAGACATGCTATAAATTCTTAATGCATTGtgtgctcctcctctttaacaGAAAAGTCAAGAGGTTTAAATAACACTGTCTTGCACACTGTCTCTGTTATGAATCAACGTGTCTCACAAGAAAGATTTTCAGTTTTAACTTATGATAGTCTTCAAGCATTTTGTGTTGATCTGTTCAGAATGAGTCATTTTAATGTTGAGAAATTCCTCTAGTGGCTCAAACATATTGATATAATTATCATTGACTGTGTTGATCACTGTGGTTTATTTGTCATTGTTGCTCTATTGGGTTCACATCCGACTGCTGACATGGCCATtgaccacatttaaaaaaaaaaaaaaccaaactctTTTAGCAGTATTTCTTTGAagaatatactatatatttttccttcaaGTCTTCACAAACTTCCTGACTTGCCCAATGTATTTTCCAAGATAAGAAAAAGGCAATGATTTATGTCACCTGACCTCAACCCAATCAAGCACTTGCTGTATATGCAATCATTTAATTTGTGCTTTGGGTGCGACAAAAGCCAACGTGGTTTTGCAGTCCTTAAGCAATGGCATTTCCATTTGCGATCCACTATCGACTCTCCACGTCGACGTTGTGATGAAACTGCTAATCAGATGCAGAGTTGAGCTGAGCTTCCTCGCTGCGTGCAAACGCaacatgcacgcacgcacacaatgTGGTGCattcattaaaaacacaagCAAAAGGAAAGGACTATTCCCATCTTCTTAGAATTTGAGCCTACATTCATCAAGTATTTGTGGCGAGAAACCGCACAGCAGCAATTTGACTCATGCTTGTTTTGTCTAACAACATCCGTTAGTAATGGGAAGAGAAACACAAATTTTCTAATCAGTTTTTATTATCTATCCTTTATTCAAACTCTAtgcaaaaatataatgaaaaaacCTATGCGGTCTAGATTGAAATACTGTATACAGTAAGTAAAAATACTTGTATAGTTAGTAATATAGGAAGTAAATATAGATGAATGCATTAAAATATGCTTCAAacttattctttcattcattctttgttctgcttatcctcatggagggtgctggagcttttgTTTTGGGGATAGCACACAGATGACTATCTATTttattcctttattttatgtcaatGTGGGAGATCCAGCCAgatgtgaataaaaaaaaacagtatagcTTGAATTTCAATATGTTACAGATTAGTTGCAGCCCCAGCAGACAtcgtttttattgattttttcccattttttgtattttttattacaacTTTCCTTACTATCTCCCCCAAGTCAAATGTTACATCGCACAGCTGTGTGCATTCATAGTGGAGAATAAAACCTGAGTGAACAAATCgaaatgatgacaataaaacaaatatttaggcAGTTGATACATATcagaatttggaattttattgACAAGTCTGTGCTCACAATGACCACAGatgtgttaaaaacaaaaaaagcagactGTTGAGGAATTTCACGAATGTCTCAGTTTGACCCTACAACAAAATTAagacatatttttattataattaagaAATGACATTTGTGCTGCCTGGAAAAGGCTAAAGTGTGGCATGAAGGTCGATGATGTGCTAATCTCTGTGAGAAAGTGTCCACTTTCCAGCATATGGCATCACTTACGTGAATGAATGCGAGGCCAAGCAAACATGTCCTCTTATGGCGCAGCGCCCCACGCACGCCATGTGtcctctttttctgtgtctgccGAAGAGTTGGACATTTAATAATGGGTTTATTCTTTTTTCTGTCACCGAGAGGTGTTTATATTTTGTCCCTCTAATGGACCAAATTAAGGAAGTCCATATTATCGTTACTACTACTAGAAAAACGACTGCAACCAAAAAGAATACCGCTGCTGTACATACAACAAAATCGAATACATATTCTAGTTTAGTATTTTTCTATTGCTCTGGCAACCCTACGACTAGTACAAGAAcaacattatcattattattactactatcttcagtaatacctcatttatcaCAGTAAATGGGTTCAAAAACAAGAGCATGAGCAACTATATTTACAGTATATGAATTTAACAAccacatttccaaaatattttatacTTCTAGAAAAACTATCATTGCCCCTATACCACTACTTTTATTTGTACTAATGTTACCTCAAATGAATACCACACACTtccataacaacaaaaacaataactaaGTGTTTTAATAGAAGATATAATTtgaactactagtactactacaaatactataCATTCTACTGCAAAAACTGCGATTACAACTATAATCCAACTACTTTCAGAAATATTTTAATACTAAGAGAACACGTAGTACAACAAATATAACAACTATTCATACTAAAGGGTATACTACTTCATTTATTCACCAATACAGAGAAGTACTATGTACTGTGTGTTTTgtctttgacacaaaaaaatgtatcatgtttCCATTCAGGGCGACTCCACCCGGCTGCGGGTCAGGAGGGCGCTACGAGGGGTCGTCAGAAGGTGGTGGCCGACAAGCAAAGGTTCCGGTGAGGTCACCGATGAGGAACGTTTGAACtgctttctccctgtgtttgcTCTGGAAGTCATTGAGTGTGACAGTCTTGGGTTACCTTCAATCTTCAGGAGGCCAAACAGATGTCCGACTGTGGTCTGGCATCTCGTAAATACCTGTGGAGATATTTTTACAATCTGACACAACtttctcttttatttgtttaacaaCTTCAGAGTTCAATGAATGCAGTCAATCACCATGTTTAGTCACTGATTGGCACTGCAAGAAGGAGCATTCCAAATGTATGTTTGTCATCATAATCAAACTCGTTTCTAATGTATCTTCCATTTGGATGAGGAAATAAAAATCCATAAACATCTCCAGCTTTGTCAGCAgtcataataacaataaaacacatttttaacattctCATTCTTAACCAGTGTAAAAAGAAATGACCGTGCTTAAAATGAGAATATACTTTCTCGTTAAAATTTCGATGTATTATCACTTGTTTCAAAGTCATTAACAACATATCCTTGTCATCAAAAACATCAGCAAACTCATAAACCACTTTGTGATTTATGTACATTGGGTTCAATTACCTTTTGATCCTTTTAAAACGTGGAATGCACATTTAAAATCACTTCGCCTTTCACTTGATTTGGATGTAAATATTCTTCTATATCTTCCTGTTCGTTTGATTCCTAATCAGTGCGCTTGTGTTTGGAGCCAAAATACATAACACAATTTCCTTAAATTGTTGGACCAGACTGTATATAAATACAGCATTGACTTACATTACCACTTGTTTTTCATCATaagtaaagtgtgtgtgtgtgtgtgtgtgtgtgtgtgtatatacgtacTTCTTCTGTAGTTGTTGATGTATTGTGTCCATCCTGATAAATTATGATGCATAGATCATTCCCCCATTGTTCTTTGTTCCCTGGCTGCTTCAGACCATCCTTTCCATGACCGCTATTGTCTTTTTTCCACAGAAGACGATGAAAAAACGTTCGGGCAACCTAAGATGCGTTCATCGTCCAAGGACTCGTAGAGTTCAGCGTCTGCAGACCATCCCCAGATTTATGAACGTGTGAATCAGTGGTATGTGCTCTTTTGGCAAACTCTCTCACTCCTTCTGCCGTTCCACTCctggacttttttgttgttattgttgctaCATTATGTGCTCTTTATTGAGTTTCTGCCTGGTTCTTGTGTTTATGGTAGAATTCGGCTGGTCATCTGAACTCAggcaaaaaatactatatatattatttaaatcttaaaataaacTGGTCACCACAGTAGACCACCAGCATCATTGTCACGCAAAGcttttttgcaaaattaaatattacatttggcGTGTTTCAGACATGGATTGTTTGCACATGAATTTGTAGCAGCACCTTTGACCTTTTGACATTTACTTCATGAAGTGTACCAGGAGTACAAGGCTTactgtgtcagtgtgtgtcaAACGTGTGGGAAAATCCAAATTGTTGGGACTTATGTACGGATAGGGAGTGATGTCCCGTTAGGGCGAGGAAGTTTAGAGACGTGATGCACTTAGCACACGTTGTCATTGCTGCACATTCCTCTCGTGGTTTCCACATGTGGAAGCTGAGGTACAAAGTGGAACCGCTTTAATCTTCTCTGTAAACACTGCGCTACTTTGTATGGGTGTTTGTGCCCCAAGAAACAAAGCAGATCTCCTACTCCccatttaacacacacacacagaaaaagggGGTAAAATGTGACATGTGAGTGCTTTTATTTgattgtattttcttgcattgaTTAACTTCTCTTTGTAATTAAAAGGCAATatcacaacattttaaaaatagaatgatGCAGCATAGGTGTGAGATCGACACCCAGCAAAATCCATTATATTAGGTTTCACCTAAATATTTCATGTGTGGTCTGTACTGCTTTGCAGGTGATACCTTTGCATTTTGTTACAGGAACTGTGACTCACTGCAATACCTGTAAACATGATACACAAACTTATTTTTGTGCTCAGCCACTGCTTGTTTGCAGAATCTTTTCTCTATTCTAAAATAGAATTTTCTTGACCCTTAATTTCTTTGAAAATCACTCAAGGATGCAATCTAAAAAGATGTTTCTTTGACGGCTCTGTATAAAAATGGGTGTTCAATAACTGGTGGTCACATGATCTGCTCacagaaacatgatcattcattaCAAGCTCGATTGACACCCTGAACAAAATCCCAAGTGAGTTCTCACCCTAATGATACGATCCTACCTCTAATTGTCTCCTCCTTTTACACACCGGATGGTGTAGGTCCATGCTAATGACATCCAATCATATCAATGCCAATGGCAAATTGCATTTTCTACTAGCAATTCAATATCCTATCACAAACTGTTAAATATCAGATTTGGCCAGTTTGGTGTTAAACATAATataccttttttatttaataaaataattatagaagtaaataaacatagcatatccttttttttatttaataaaataattctgGGAGTAAAGAAACATAGcatatcctttttttatttaataaaataattttgggaGTAAATAAACATagcatatccttttttttatttaatcaaataattttTAAGAGTAAAAGGTTTTTAAAGgatttcttctatttttctttagtgttcaaccagcctaccctacatttttttggaatgtgggaggaaactggagaacccagagaaaacccacacgatcccagggagaatatacaaagtccacacagtgaagaaCAACCTGAAATTGAACCCTTGACGCCAGAACTGTGAGTCAAATCTTTTATTCTTTGTGCAAAGAATCAATTGAGCAAAATCTCGACATAAGCCAAAAATGTGCTCCATCTATTTAATCTTATTTAACTTCTGGCATTCTGAGTATAATGTACTTGGCAGAAGTCATTGTTGTTTTAGCCAGCAACATCTTATATTATATTCAACGGATGTTCATTGCAGAAGAAGCCGCCACTTGGCTTTTTTAAAGGCTTCCCAACAGGCGGGAGTGgttattttaaagattttgttTACGGAAAACACGATGCCTTTCTTCCAGAAATGAACACTAATAAAGACCAGTTGAGGAAGGGGATTTAGTTTTAGAAGTAGCACCGTTCCGAAGATGTGAGTGGAGTACAGATGGATTTTTCCATTAACCGAAAAACAAATcagaattgtcatttttgttgtttttttgataaATTTGCCCGACAAAACCAAAGCTGACTTTCGATACAAAGAAATATGCGACAAGAATAAATTGCGTGTTATCAttttatacaaacaaaaataaatatgaataagttaatacagatattttttcataaatacaTAGAATATACTTGCTgaacagatatagatatatatagatatatctatatctatagatatatctatagatatagatatatctatagatatagatatatctatagatatagatatatatatagatattttaacaatacatacaaacaaacaaacaaaaatcttttgtaatgaagaaaaaaggctTGACGAGATACTGTATtgatataaaaacataaattggGAATTATACGGGGTTACATAGATGTGGTGGTATACATTGGGATGAGTTCCTACTTAGTGAAGGGTGggtcacatgtttttttcctatgGGACTTTCTGTGACTAAATAGAAAAGAATCCTGAGTGTAGCGtgcctttcacccaaatttAGATGTAATTGGCTCCAGAATGCTATTAAACATGGAGGATGTAACGTACTGTATGGATTTCAACACACAACTGAAAAATTATGCTGGCTGGAAAAAAGTAAGGAAATGTTTTCCTAGATAAAACCCACTTGAAAATTTAGAATTCAGACGTTAAAGAAGCactgcaaaatatttaaatactttacTTGAATTCAGCTAAAAACGAATTATTTGGATTACggcatttaaaataaccatggTTTAcctcttaaatatttttttcttaatggaGTAGTAAACCTAATCTCAATGTATCACACTGTGGCTTTAAGGAAAaggatgatatttttttgaatataagGTGCATCAGAGTCAAAATCGCACCCcataataatataaaagaaaTCTGTTTGTCACACATCGTAAACTAAACTGCACAAGAATGCAGTCAAGGTTCAATTTATGCGAAAATTAACAGAAATTGCTTccatttttccataaaataaCAAGGAAGTATTCATGAAATTTGGAGGTTTGTCCATCAGTGGACAATGACGTGAAGTGAAGTAGCCCCCACAGTGTTCAAGTGACTGAATGAAGGAGTGCCAGCCATCCAAAGGTATGCCGGTGGTGCCGGTGATGCCCTTTGAGGCCTAGTTTATCAGACGCAAGCACACTTCCTAGCCGATTGCTTCCTTAGCGTGTGGTAGACCAGATTATCGTCCAGAAAGGATAGATTGTCATCAAACGCCACGGGTCGGCAACAGGCCCGGGCGGGTGTGTCCCTGCCCAGCAGCTTCCGGCCGCGAGCCAAGTGACGGAGGATCTTGTCGTAGTTGGTCTCTGACTTCCTGCAGGTCCCCGCGCAGTACCTGAAGATCATTTCCTCGCCTGAGATATAGCCCAAACCCAGTTGGGTCACGTTAAGTTGCACCTGCCGCAACGTGCAGCCCGGGGCTCGCACGCCGCCCGACTTGCGTTTCCCCGCGCTCGGATTTTTCCTATGCCAAGTGTTCCGCTCCCTTTTGGGTCGAGATCTGACAGGTCGGGCCCGGGAAAATTGGGTAGGAGAGTCTTGTACTGTTCTGACGGTCACCTTGATCAGATCTGCCACACCGTCAAAGTCGGGTTCCACCATGACGTCTggaaggggaaaaataaaataaaataaacattgcggTCATTGATTAAACATGTCTTGAGGTAAATGCATGAAAGCGCATCTCTCAGCATTCCCTTTGGAAATCTTTGGATGTGCAAGAGGGAAAATGACTCCTATCATATATCATTTTGGGGAGGGAAAAACTCATGTGAATACATTCTCACTGAAAATACATGTAACAGTCTGATGCTCGCATTTTTAATCTATAGTAATGTTAAGCCTTTTAGGGACCCTGGTCACTACAATGGACAGCTTTTCAAAAGTTGACGTTTAACCCTTTCTAGAGCAAGTGACCCCTTTGTTTGGGAAGTGACTCTTTTTGGTCATTGAAGAAATCTTCAATAATAttagcaattattattattataggtatatattttttagttattgatcattattgtattttccaattataaaacatgaatgaatttagataacaaaatgtattaaatgaaaacagaaagatACCCTTGGTACAGCACCACGTACCACgctaaagtttatttttttatttttttattaacttattgcATGCTATTGCTGGCCAGTGACATCAGATTCACTTAAACTGGGAAGATTGGTTGTGAATGCTCATTATGTAAATTCTGAAGATTGATCTGAATGCATGTGAACTCAGCATTGACATTGAAATACTATTGACACACAACATTGGAATTAAAGTCAGCATTCAGACAAAAACACAGTgaatttccatctttttctcTCCTAGCATGACCAAAATGAATATGGATACTTGTCTCTCTACATTCCTATTTTTTCTGACTGTCATaacatttgtgcgcatatatTTCATGTCATATTTCATTCATGATTACATTAATATACATGCTTAACTCCCAGCATTACCACATATCCATATAGCGACAAATAGGATTTAAATGAATACACCATTCCACCTGTCATAATTTGGAGAAGGAACGATGAGAATGTCCTTGTCTTGGAATTTGCATTCCCCGAAATACTTTCCCCAACAATCCCTACTAATTTTCACCATATTGAGATTGAAATGAATCTATAAATCTCAGCCTTTCCACTGAAATAATGTATCTTTAGTAtgattctctctctttctctctcgctccTTTTCTCAGCATCCCAATGCTCCCAAAGCCCATCCTTACATGCGTCTTCTCGGCGTTCCCTATCCTGTCCGTTGCCGCTGCTGCCCTTTGAGGTGACGGATAGGTGCATTTGGAGCGGAGGGCTCTCCAGGGGCCTCACCTCTCCTAAAATGACTGGCCCCGGGGGCCCAGAACCGGCGCGCACGGCTCCCAGCACAAACAAACAAGTGGTCAGACTATGCCATAGCGTCATGATCCGCTCGGGTCTGGCAGTGGGACATGGCGCGCCCTGGGACCGACTGGTCTCATCCGGAGACGTGCTTCCAGAGCAAAAATTccttagaacaaaaaaaaatagaaagagtgAAAATCTCAATCCCTGCTTTGCAGATGTCGGTCAGACGTCCATGCCTGCTGAGCTCAAGTCCACACTGAAGAAAGAGGACAGGAGAAGGGATGGACCGGGTTGGTGAcgtgttaccatccattcttgGTGGGCGGAGACACCTCAGGTCAGATGGAAAAATGTGCTTCTAATCACTGAGACATAACATACTGCTGCTACGTCATACTGCATTTTGCGTGAAATTTGATACAGCTGCCTTGCAAATACATAGCTCAAAAGATAAATGATATTTCATACAACATATTTAGACTATGAGTTAATAGTAGAAGCGCTTAATTTGATTGGATTTGGCCTGGGAAAACAAATTGTGTGCATCATCCTGTCTTTCATTATAATACATGGGACTCCAATTATGATGGTGGTCAATGCAAGATCAAAAACTAGAGAAATCGgattatatttaatgttttcccTCTTAAAACAACTAGATCATTAagccaagttttttttcttttacatgaaTTTCTGTAGTCCTTAATGATTCCAAGTAGACTGGACTATGTCTTGCTATATCATTTTACCCCAGGCCAAActaaatttacaaaaataaatgatgatataatacatatatatatatatatatatatatatatatatatatatatatatatatatatatatatatatatatatatatatatatatatatatatatatatatatatatatatatatatatatatatatatatatatatatatatatatatatatatatatatatatatatatatatatatatatatatatatatatatatatatatatatatatatatatatatatatatatatatatatatcattttttttaaat
It includes:
- the LOC144195858 gene encoding glial cell line-derived neurotrophic factor-like; translated protein: MTLWHSLTTCLFVLGAVRAGSGPPGPVILGEVRPLESPPLQMHLSVTSKGSSGNGQDRERREDAYVMVEPDFDGVADLIKVTVRTVQDSPTQFSRARPVRSRPKRERNTWHRKNPSAGKRKSGGVRAPGCTLRQVQLNVTQLGLGYISGEEMIFRYCAGTCRKSETNYDKILRHLARGRKLLGRDTPARACCRPVAFDDNLSFLDDNLVYHTLRKQSARKCACV